One Aegilops tauschii subsp. strangulata cultivar AL8/78 chromosome 7, Aet v6.0, whole genome shotgun sequence genomic window carries:
- the LOC141026885 gene encoding uncharacterized protein, whose translation MATRRNVDEEVRLAAPTEPRSLEPTAAQDISFLKEALDTATLGESSVSATSSSCPQVETVAADERGVGLSPPPPGRLSPSPGTPAITSRRPYNWAKTFIIRTDLRGSVHIYPPIGGPFQSVQEADDAIGRHLDDLRDKNVCLDGMSWTERVTRRALYRPDGTRKKLSKSLLEPERLKHTRLLVQALLDKYNEDHNLLGNLAYELKDIACIQSVCEGSLHKYDWYYHLNFTTRNKGDDELHSGTDNLFFAEITRMGGPYKDFVLSCFYMLKPNDNGHCRGCTNNKRVNLKHPNDADEYSGGHLDPYLPYGGDTNIQDSSSDENVR comes from the exons GAGCCTAGAGCCGACGGCAGCACAAGACATCTCGTTCTTGAAGGAGGCTCTCGACACTGCAACATTGGGGGAATCATCTGTCAGTGCCACTTCCTCTTCCTGCCCGCAGGTGGAGACAGTAGCTGCTGATGAGAGAGGCGTCGGGCTCTCGCCACCACCACCTGGGCGTTTGTCTCCTAGTCCTGGGACACCGGCCATCACGTCCCGGAGACCTTATAATTGGGCCAAGACATTTATCATCAGAACTGATCTCCGGGGATCAGTCCACATATATCCTCCTATTGGTGGGCCATTCCAGAGCGTACAGGAAGCTGATGATGCTATCGGTCGCCATCTCGATGACCTACGGGATAAGAACGT GTGCTTAGATGGGATGTCCTGGACGGAGAGAGTTACAAGGCGGGCTCTTTACCGGCCTGATGGTACAAGGAAGAAGCTTTCAAAGTCGTTATTAGAACCGGAAAGGCTTAAGCATACTCGCCTATTGGTTCAAGCTCTACTGGACAAATATAACGAGGACCACAATCTTTTGGGG AATCTCGCATATGAACTCAAAGATATTGCGTGCATCCAGTCAGTTTGTGAGGGCAGCCTCCATAAGTATGATTGGTACTATCATCTCAATTTCACTACAAGGAATAAAGGAGATGATGAATTGCACAGTGGCACCGACAATCTATTCTTTGCAGAAATCACACGTATGGGAGGACCATATAAAGATTTTGTGCTCAGCTGTTTCTACATGCTTAAACCTAATGATAATG GTCACTGCCGCGGTTGTACGAATAACAAAAGGGTTAACTTGAAGCACCCTAATGATGCTGATGAATACTCTGGTGGTCACTTGGATCCATATTTGCCGTACGGTGGTGACACTAATATACAAGATAGCAGCTCTGATGAGAATGTACGATGA